The following nucleotide sequence is from Buchnera aphidicola (Schlechtendalia peitan).
AATCCATCTATAAAGATGGTTTTTTTAGATGATAATATTTTATTAGTTTCTACTTGAATTTTCCATTCTTCTTTACTTTTTCCATCTTCAGCTATAATATCAATCCATGGAATTAAATTACCTACTAATGGAACTCGAAAACAATCAATTGGAAAATCTTTCGATAAACTAATTTGATTAATTTTCCTTTCTATATTTAAAATGGATTGAGCAGGATTTGTTATATCATTAGAAATTCCCTGACAAATTGCATTCATTTGCATTAGCAATTCAATCATATGCGATGCTCCACTTCCAGACGCTGCCTGATAAGTAGAAACTGTCATCCAATCAATTAAATCATGAGAAAATAAACCTCCTAATGACATTAACATTAAACTTACTGTACAATTTCCTCCTACAAAAGTTTTGAAATTATTATTAATAGAACTATTAATAACTGATAAATTAATTGGATCTAGTACAATTACTGTTTCGTCTTTCATTCTAAGACAGGAAGCCGCATCTATCCAATATCCCTTCCAGCCAATTTTTCTTAATTTATAATATACATCATTAGTATATTCGCTACCTTGACATGTCAAAATAATATCTAATTCTTTTAAAATTTCAAAATCATAAGCATTTTGTAGATTACCATAACGTTTTCCATTAATCATTGGTCCTTCTTGATTAATTTGAGAAGTAGAAAAAAAAATTGGATTGAAATATTTAAAATCATTTTCTTCCTTCATACGTTGTATTAATACTGATCCAACCATTCCTCTCCATCCAACTAAACCTACAGAACTTTTCATTGTTTATTTCACCATATTATTAATAATATAAATAAAATAATTAAAATTATTTATATTTAAAATAAAAAATAATTTATACATTTGCAATATCTTTATATATATAAATATATATACTAATATATATTAATAAATGTATTTTAATTATTTTAAACATCCAACAGTATCTTCTTAAAAAATTATCTAAAACAACTTATCACTCATGCTTTTTAAGCATGATATTTGCATGACTTAACACATTAAAAATATTTTTAATACGAGAAAATTATGAGCGAAATGATCCCTTCAACTATTTTGTTAATTTTAATTATGGATCCCTTAGGAAATCTTCCTATATTTATGTCCATATTAAAAAATATAGCACCAAAAAGACGTCGTATTGTATTACTAAGAGAAATGATAGTTGCGTTATTAATAATGTTATTGTTTTTATTTGCAGGGGAAAAAATTCTAACATTTTTAAATCTTAAAACCGAAACAGTTTCTATATCAGGTGGAATAATTTTATTTTTAATAGCGATTAAAATGATATTTCCTTCTCAAAAATATAAAAAAAACGAAAACATTATACATGAAGAACCATTCTTAGTACCTTTAGCAATTCCTCTAGTAGCAGGGCCATCACTTTTAGCAACACTAATATTACTATCACACGAATATTTAAATAAAATAATATATTTAACCGGATCTCTTTTAATAGCATGGACATGCACAGTAATAATTTTATTATTATCAAACGTATTCTTACGTTTGTTTGGCTCTAAAGGAGTGGATGCATTAGAACGATTAATGGGATTAATTTTAATTATGTTGTCTACTCAAATGTTTTTAGATGGAGTGAAATCTTGGTTTAAAATTTAATTGCAAAAATATTAAAATTTTAGTTTATGCATAATTTAAAATAATATATTTTGAGATCTAGAATCTTAGAGAAAATATTAATAATAATTAAAAAAATTAATATATACTGTAATTGTACAATAATATAATCATAATCGTGACGATAATCAATAAGAACATAACAAAATTATACTAAAAAATTTAAGACATCTAAAATCTACAATAATTATACAATACACATTATTTTCAAAATTTAATTCATATTAAAAATATGCAATATATATTAATTCCTGAAAAATAATTAAATTCTTTAGAAAAACATATTTTAAAAAAATACAATGCTCAACAATGGCATGTAATCAAATACTAAATTCATGGTAAACAAATGTCGACTATTAAAATAACGGATTTGATACTCTCAAACAAAAGAGTGTTTATACGATCAGATTTAAATGTTCCAATTAACAACAAAATAATTACATCTCATGCTCGTATTCTTGCATCGTTACCAACTATTAAATTGGCATTAAAAGAAAACGCAAAAGTTATTGTAGCATCTCATCTAGGTAGACCAATAGAAGGAGAATACAATGCAAAACTCTCACTATTTCCAATTTACAAGTATTTCAAAAAAATATTCGATAAAATAAAAGTACATTTTTTTGAAGACTATTTGAATGGAATCAAAATAAAAGCAGGAGAACTAGCAATTTTAGAAAATGTTCGATTTAACATGGGTGAAAAAAATAATAGTGTTGATTTGTCAAAAAAATATGCTAATTTATGCGATATATTTGTTATGGATGCCTTCGGTTCATTACATAGAAATGAATCGTCTACTTATGGTCTTGCAAAATATGCAAAAATTTCATGTTCAGGATTACTATTAGAATCTGAGTTAAATACACTAAAAAATGTTCTTAAAAATCCAATCAGACCTATGGTTACCATTGTAGGTGGTGCAAAAGTATCAACTAAATTCAATCTTTTAAAATCATTAGCAAAAATATCAGATACCTTAATAGTAGGAGGAGGCATTGCTAATACATTTATAGCTATTGACAATAACGTTGGAAAATCTCTTCACGAACCTAATTTTATAAATCAAGCTAAATTACTACGAGATAATTATAATATTTTTATACCAATAGATTCTCTAGTGAGCACTACATTTAACGAATGTAGTATAGGCATTAATAAAAAAGTATCTAATATTAATGCAAATGAAGAAATTATGGATTTCGGGGAAAAAACTATAAAAAATATGATACCAATATTAAAACAGGCAAAAACAATTTTTTGGAATGGACCTATAGGTGTATTTGAATTTAAAAATTTTCAACAAGGAACAAGGGCACTAGCTAAAACTATTTCAGAAAATAAACATGCTTTTTCTATAGCAGGGGGGGGAGATACTTTATCTGTTATAGAAATTCTAAACATAAAAAATAAAATTTCTTACGTATCTACTGGTGGAGGTTCTCTTTTAAAACTTTTAGAACAAGAAGAATTTCCTATAATGAAATTATTAAAGCACCATTTTTAACAATAAGATATCTTTATATGTTACTTTTTAATAGGATATTAATAATGTGTAAAATTTTAAATTTTGTAAAACCAGGTGTAATAAATGGAAACGACACACTAAAGATATTTAACATAGCTAAAAAAAATTTTTTTGCAATACCTGCAATAAATTGTATAGGAACTGATTCTATCAACATTGTTTTAGAAGCAGCAAAAAAAGCTAATAGCCCAATAATCATACAATTTTCTTATGGAGGTTCAACTTTTATTTCAGGTCCAGGACTAAATATGAACACACTCCATAAAAGAGCAGTTTTAGGGGCTATATCAGGGGCTCAACATGTACATCTAATGGCAAAGCATTATGAAGTTCCTGTAATTCTGCATACTGATCACTGTAATAAAGACACTTTACCATGGATAGATGAATTAATAAAACACGGAGAAAAATATTTTAAACTTAACAATACTCCTCTTTTTACTTCTCATATGATAGATTTATCAAATGAATCTTTAGAATATAATTTACAAACTTGTTCAAAATATTTTAAAAAAATAAGAAATATTAATATGATGTTAGAAGTAGAATTGGGTTGTACAGGGGGGGAGGAAGATGGAATTGATAACACCGATATAGATAATTCTTTATTATATACTAAACCTATTGATGTCAATATCGCGTATGAAACATTATCTTCAATAAATCCTTGTTTTTCAATTGCAGCATCTTTCGGAAACGTTCACGGTGTTTATAAATCAGGTAACATTCGTTTAAAACCAATTATTTTAAAAAACTCTCAAGAACACGTTAAAAAAAAACATAATTTATCTTCTAATCCATTAAATTTTGTATTTCATGGGGGATCTGGATCTTCACTAAAAGATATAAAAAAATCTATACAATATGGAGTTGTAAAAATGAATATTGATACTGACATTCAATGGGCATCTTGGAAAGGGATATTAGGATTTTATAAAAAAAATAAAATTTATCTGCAACATCAATTAGGAAATCCACTAGGTCCAGATAAACCTAATAAAAAATACTATGATCCAAGAACCTGGATCCGTTCATCTCAAATATCAGTATTAAATTATTTACAAAAAATGTTTAAAAAATTAAATTCTTATAATACCTTATAAAAAATATACAAAATATACACTTTAAAAATTAGAAGAGAATTAACACTGTTCTTTTCTAATTTTACTGTACATACTAATATCATATAACTATAAAAAACTATAGTGTTAATAAAAAAAATTTAAAATATTCAAAAATATAAAACATGAAAAAAATAAATGTAGTTAGCGATATCAACCATGCAGGAAATTGGTTAATACGAAATCAAGAACTTTTATTAAGTTACATCATTAATCTGATATCATCTATCGTAATTTTAATAGTAGGATTCTTTATAGCAAAAATATTGTCTAATATTATTAATAAAGTATTAATTACTAGAAATATTGATTTTACGATTTCTGGATTTCTAGCTTCATTAGTACGCTATATAGTTATTACATTTGCATTAATAGCCGCACTAGGATGTATCGGAGTTCAAACTACTTCTGTTATAGCTATACTAGGTGCTGCAGGGATGGCTATTGGATTAGCGCTGCAAGGATCATTATCTAATTTTGCAGCAGGAGTCTTATTAGTAATATTACGTCCACTTCGCACAGGAGAATACGTTAATTTAGGAAATATATCTGGAACAGTTTTAAATATTCACATATTTTACACAATGCTCAAAACATTAGATGGAAAAATTGTTGTTGTACCTAATGGAAAAATTATATCTGGAAATATTATTAATTATTCTAGAGAAAAAACTAGAAGAAACGAATTTATAATCAGTGTTGCATATGGTTCTGATATTGATTTAGTTATAAAAATATTAAAAAATGTATTAGAGCAAGAAGAAAGAGTATTAAAAGATAAAGACATTATTGTAGGATTGAGTGAATTAGCCCCCTCTTCTCTAAACTTTATTGTACGCTGTTGGAGTAATACAGATGAACTAAATATAGTATATTGGGATTTAATGGCACAATTTAAAAAAGCGTTAGATTTCAATAATATTGCTATTCCTTATCCACAAATTAAAATACATTGTTGTAATAAAAAAATAACTAAAAATAACTTATTTAACTAAAAATTATGTTTATACTATATAAATCTTACAGATTTGATTTACTTTTAAAAAAAGCATGTTCTATTTTTATACAAAATCCATTACATAATCCATTAAATAGTGAAATATTTGTTACCCCAAACGCACAAATAGACTACTGGATAAAAATATTCATAGCTAATAAATATTTGATAACCGCAAATATTAACTTTCTTAAATTTAATACATTTGTATGGAAAATATTTCAAAATTTTAGTTCCCATAATTACTCTAATTTAGAATTTACAAGATATTATCTGATTTGGAAAATGATGAATTTAAAAAATATCAAACATTTTTCTAACTTTATTAGTAAAAGTAATTCAAAAATAAAATTATTCGAAATACTATCATTTTTATCAAAAACATTTGAACAATATCTCATATATAGACCAGATTGGATAAAAAAATGGCAAGAAAACTCAAAAAAACAAAACAATACACATGCATCAACAAACCAATATGAAGTTTTATGGATAGAACTTATTAAATATATGAATAGTAAACATCAATCTACATGGAATTTTTCTAATATACTTTTTTATTTAGAAAATAAATTTAAAAAAAAACTAAATATAACCCAATTTCCTCCTAGAATTTTTATATTTGAAAATACTTATTTAACGCCATACCATTTAATAATATTAAAACAAATAAGCCAATTATGTGACATACATTTTTTTTATACAACTCCATACCAATATGAGGAACAACTATTATCAAAGTTTAATAAAATTAAAAAATGTAATAT
It contains:
- the asd gene encoding aspartate-semialdehyde dehydrogenase is translated as MKSSVGLVGWRGMVGSVLIQRMKEENDFKYFNPIFFSTSQINQEGPMINGKRYGNLQNAYDFEILKELDIILTCQGSEYTNDVYYKLRKIGWKGYWIDAASCLRMKDETVIVLDPINLSVINSSINNNFKTFVGGNCTVSLMLMSLGGLFSHDLIDWMTVSTYQAASGSGASHMIELLMQMNAICQGISNDITNPAQSILNIERKINQISLSKDFPIDCFRVPLVGNLIPWIDIIAEDGKSKEEWKIQVETNKILSSKKTIFIDGLCVRIGSLRCHSQSFVIKLKSDISLTEIEDILSNHNCWTKVIPNDINSTIKYLTPLAVTGTLFTPVGRLRKLNIGKKYISAFTVGDQLLWGAAEPLRRMLKLLVE
- a CDS encoding YhgN family NAAT transporter; the encoded protein is MSEMIPSTILLILIMDPLGNLPIFMSILKNIAPKRRRIVLLREMIVALLIMLLFLFAGEKILTFLNLKTETVSISGGIILFLIAIKMIFPSQKYKKNENIIHEEPFLVPLAIPLVAGPSLLATLILLSHEYLNKIIYLTGSLLIAWTCTVIILLLSNVFLRLFGSKGVDALERLMGLILIMLSTQMFLDGVKSWFKI
- a CDS encoding phosphoglycerate kinase, with the protein product MSTIKITDLILSNKRVFIRSDLNVPINNKIITSHARILASLPTIKLALKENAKVIVASHLGRPIEGEYNAKLSLFPIYKYFKKIFDKIKVHFFEDYLNGIKIKAGELAILENVRFNMGEKNNSVDLSKKYANLCDIFVMDAFGSLHRNESSTYGLAKYAKISCSGLLLESELNTLKNVLKNPIRPMVTIVGGAKVSTKFNLLKSLAKISDTLIVGGGIANTFIAIDNNVGKSLHEPNFINQAKLLRDNYNIFIPIDSLVSTTFNECSIGINKKVSNINANEEIMDFGEKTIKNMIPILKQAKTIFWNGPIGVFEFKNFQQGTRALAKTISENKHAFSIAGGGDTLSVIEILNIKNKISYVSTGGGSLLKLLEQEEFPIMKLLKHHF
- the fbaA gene encoding class II fructose-bisphosphate aldolase; amino-acid sequence: MCKILNFVKPGVINGNDTLKIFNIAKKNFFAIPAINCIGTDSINIVLEAAKKANSPIIIQFSYGGSTFISGPGLNMNTLHKRAVLGAISGAQHVHLMAKHYEVPVILHTDHCNKDTLPWIDELIKHGEKYFKLNNTPLFTSHMIDLSNESLEYNLQTCSKYFKKIRNINMMLEVELGCTGGEEDGIDNTDIDNSLLYTKPIDVNIAYETLSSINPCFSIAASFGNVHGVYKSGNIRLKPIILKNSQEHVKKKHNLSSNPLNFVFHGGSGSSLKDIKKSIQYGVVKMNIDTDIQWASWKGILGFYKKNKIYLQHQLGNPLGPDKPNKKYYDPRTWIRSSQISVLNYLQKMFKKLNSYNTL
- the mscS gene encoding small-conductance mechanosensitive channel MscS, whose protein sequence is MKKINVVSDINHAGNWLIRNQELLLSYIINLISSIVILIVGFFIAKILSNIINKVLITRNIDFTISGFLASLVRYIVITFALIAALGCIGVQTTSVIAILGAAGMAIGLALQGSLSNFAAGVLLVILRPLRTGEYVNLGNISGTVLNIHIFYTMLKTLDGKIVVVPNGKIISGNIINYSREKTRRNEFIISVAYGSDIDLVIKILKNVLEQEERVLKDKDIIVGLSELAPSSLNFIVRCWSNTDELNIVYWDLMAQFKKALDFNNIAIPYPQIKIHCCNKKITKNNLFN